A single window of Hymenobacter sp. APR13 DNA harbors:
- a CDS encoding LytR/AlgR family response regulator transcription factor, with protein MTVLLLEDEYPAAERLQRQLLQAAPEAQVLAVLDSVAATLQWLDHNPAPDLILSDIQLADGLSLEVFEQAVVRSPVIFTTAYDAYAIRAFRANSVDYLLKPVKLLELQAALAKLREWRTTTAPTPPAQRLEHLLDSLPRAERPYKTRFLVRHGEQLLPLPAAQVAWFQSRHETTTLVAQDGRRFVVDYTLEQLESLLDPRQFFRLNRQFLAQLPAVQRLHPHFNGKLLLELHPAPSEEVLVSREKAGALKQWLEG; from the coding sequence ATGACCGTTCTGCTGCTTGAAGACGAATACCCGGCGGCCGAGCGGCTGCAGCGGCAGCTGCTGCAGGCAGCCCCCGAAGCCCAGGTGCTGGCCGTGCTCGACAGCGTGGCCGCCACCCTGCAATGGCTGGACCACAACCCCGCGCCCGACCTGATCCTGAGCGACATTCAACTGGCCGACGGCCTCAGCCTGGAGGTGTTCGAACAGGCCGTGGTACGCAGCCCGGTCATTTTCACGACGGCCTACGATGCCTATGCCATCCGGGCGTTCCGGGCGAATAGTGTGGATTACCTGCTGAAGCCGGTGAAGCTGCTGGAGCTGCAGGCGGCGCTGGCCAAGCTGCGCGAGTGGCGCACGACCACCGCGCCCACCCCGCCGGCCCAGCGCCTGGAGCACCTCCTGGACAGTTTGCCGCGGGCCGAACGGCCTTACAAAACCCGCTTCCTGGTGCGCCACGGCGAGCAGCTGCTGCCCCTGCCCGCCGCCCAGGTGGCCTGGTTCCAAAGCCGCCACGAAACCACCACCCTCGTAGCCCAGGACGGCCGCCGCTTCGTGGTCGACTACACGCTGGAGCAGCTGGAAAGCCTGCTCGACCCGCGCCAGTTTTTTCGCCTCAATCGCCAGTTTCTGGCCCAGTTGCCGGCCGTGCAGCGCCTGCACCCGCACTTCAACGGCAAGCTGCTGCTGGAGCTGCACCCCGCCCCCAGCGAGGAAGTGCTGGTAAGCCGCGAGAAAGCCGGTGCGCTGAAGCAGTGGCTGGAGGGCTGA
- a CDS encoding sensor histidine kinase, with protein MPPPADRPAAFLNDRWFLLLGIPTLALLVLLPRGLLQVGSVPEALGAWVVSLGITTTFWLAGRQLWRLLLRRFPRVEQTTRRLWWLAGINTSLTAVVTLGIGLLAARAQGGQLTGRGFLAEFGLNMVPTVVVQLIYESWHLFQQWKQNLRRAEQLQSAGIRSQLEALQSQLDPHFLFNSLNTLSALVEPENEAAQQFLEQLSDVYRYVLLARDKPTVPLGEELAFVETYLALHKTRFRDNLRVTTTVPPVLQARQVAPLSVQLLVENALKHNVASREHPLELRIGVDVGQQFLVVENTLRPRTAGLAPGTGTGLRNVRHRYELLQAAAPVTVSAADGWFRVQLPLLNG; from the coding sequence ATGCCGCCACCTGCCGACCGTCCCGCTGCCTTCCTGAACGACCGGTGGTTTCTGCTGCTCGGTATCCCGACGCTGGCCTTGCTGGTGCTGTTGCCGCGGGGGCTGCTGCAGGTGGGCTCGGTGCCGGAGGCGCTGGGCGCGTGGGTGGTGTCGCTGGGCATTACCACCACGTTCTGGCTGGCGGGCCGGCAGCTGTGGCGCCTGCTGCTCCGGCGGTTTCCGCGCGTCGAGCAAACCACGCGCCGGCTGTGGTGGCTGGCTGGTATCAACACGTCTCTCACGGCCGTCGTCACGCTGGGTATTGGGTTGCTGGCGGCGCGGGCGCAGGGCGGGCAGCTCACGGGGCGCGGCTTCCTGGCCGAGTTCGGGCTGAACATGGTGCCCACGGTGGTGGTGCAGCTGATTTATGAGAGCTGGCACCTGTTTCAGCAGTGGAAGCAGAACCTGCGCCGCGCCGAGCAGCTGCAGAGCGCCGGCATCCGAAGCCAGCTTGAAGCCCTGCAAAGCCAGCTCGACCCGCACTTCCTGTTCAACTCTCTGAACACGCTGTCGGCGCTGGTGGAGCCCGAAAACGAGGCCGCGCAGCAGTTTCTGGAGCAGCTTTCGGATGTGTACCGCTACGTGCTGCTGGCCCGCGACAAGCCCACGGTGCCGCTCGGCGAGGAGCTGGCCTTCGTGGAAACCTACCTGGCCCTGCACAAAACCCGCTTCCGCGACAACCTGCGCGTGACTACCACCGTGCCACCAGTCTTGCAGGCCCGGCAGGTGGCGCCGCTGAGCGTGCAGCTGCTGGTCGAAAACGCCCTCAAGCACAACGTGGCCTCGCGGGAGCATCCGCTGGAGCTGCGCATTGGAGTGGATGTCGGGCAGCAGTTTCTAGTGGTGGAAAACACCTTACGCCCCCGCACCGCCGGCCTCGCGCCCGGCACTGGCACCGGCCTGCGCAACGTGCGCCACCGCTACGAGCTGCTGCAAGCCGCCGCGCCCGTAACCGTATCGGCCGCCGACGGGTGGTTTCGGGTGCAGCTGCCGTTGTTGAATGGGTGA
- a CDS encoding LytR/AlgR family response regulator transcription factor, giving the protein MPTPLRALIIEDEPLAANRLIGLLNKQAQPVEVVGTAESVAEAEALLRTVQPAPDVLFLDIHLADGLSFELFERLEIRSPVVFTTAYDKYALRAFKVNSVDYLLKPIDAEELTAALTKLHRQREAATPPLDAALLARVLQQTQPAKEYKTRFVVRVGEHLKAIPVEQIAYFASLEKVTLLHTREGRRFVVDYTLEQLEGLLDPLEFFRLNRAYLAHADAIHDIIHYTNSRLQTVLKPTPPDNDTVLVSREKVSTFKAWLDR; this is encoded by the coding sequence ATGCCAACACCCCTACGCGCCCTGATTATCGAAGACGAGCCGCTGGCGGCCAACCGCCTGATTGGGCTATTGAACAAGCAAGCCCAGCCCGTGGAAGTGGTGGGCACGGCCGAGTCGGTGGCCGAGGCCGAGGCGCTGCTGCGCACCGTGCAGCCCGCGCCCGACGTGCTGTTTCTGGACATCCATCTGGCCGACGGGCTCAGCTTCGAGCTGTTCGAGCGGCTGGAAATCCGCAGCCCGGTGGTCTTCACCACCGCCTACGACAAGTACGCGCTACGGGCCTTCAAAGTGAACAGCGTGGATTACCTGCTCAAGCCCATCGACGCTGAGGAGTTGACGGCGGCGCTAACAAAGCTGCACCGCCAGCGCGAAGCCGCCACGCCGCCGCTGGATGCGGCGCTGCTGGCGCGGGTGTTGCAACAAACCCAGCCCGCCAAGGAATACAAAACGCGCTTCGTGGTGCGGGTGGGCGAGCACCTCAAGGCCATTCCGGTGGAGCAGATTGCCTACTTCGCCAGCCTGGAAAAAGTGACGCTGCTGCACACCCGCGAAGGCCGCCGGTTCGTGGTCGACTACACGCTGGAACAGCTCGAAGGCCTGCTCGATCCGCTGGAATTCTTCCGCCTCAACCGCGCCTACCTGGCCCACGCCGACGCCATCCACGACATCATCCACTACACCAACTCGCGCCTGCAAACCGTCCTCAAGCCCACCCCACCCGACAACGACACCGTGCTGGTAAGCCGCGAAAAAGTCAGCACGTTCAAGGCCTGGCTGGATAGGTAG
- a CDS encoding alpha/beta fold hydrolase — MAAFRLLFRQLLMVFGLLLLAAPTAMAQQRASRLTNGPTTLLTSDSVQLYVQVAGQGTPCVFVHGGPGAGSYSFEKLGGNRLEDKLRLIYYDQRGSGRSASPRRPSYSMARMVQDLEELRQQLGLERWVLMAHSFGGTIATAYATQYPQRVQALVLVNAVLDPPASLESMVQYGTTLLPAAAQPNPGLPMMQRVGMVMGALQQQKLAWQLQFSADSLAARASRVSRSVPANPDFGTQVFSGQLPDYGQDFVPATAKLPMPVLNIVGQDDRTTGAAPGTFRFPQQQTMVLPGKHNSFLEQPAAFRQAVVSFVQKLPR; from the coding sequence ATGGCTGCTTTCCGACTCCTGTTTCGCCAGTTGCTGATGGTTTTCGGCCTGCTCCTGCTCGCGGCCCCAACCGCCATGGCCCAGCAGCGGGCCAGCCGGCTCACCAACGGCCCCACCACCCTGCTCACCTCCGACTCGGTGCAACTGTACGTGCAGGTGGCGGGCCAGGGGACGCCGTGCGTGTTTGTGCACGGCGGGCCGGGCGCGGGCAGCTACTCGTTTGAGAAGCTGGGTGGCAACCGCCTCGAAGACAAGCTGCGCCTGATTTACTACGACCAGCGCGGCAGCGGCCGCTCGGCCAGCCCCCGGCGCCCCAGCTACAGCATGGCGCGTATGGTGCAGGATTTGGAGGAGCTGCGGCAGCAGCTGGGCCTGGAACGCTGGGTGCTGATGGCCCACTCGTTTGGGGGCACCATTGCCACGGCCTACGCCACGCAGTACCCGCAGCGGGTGCAGGCGCTGGTGCTGGTGAATGCCGTGCTCGACCCGCCGGCGTCGCTGGAAAGCATGGTGCAGTACGGCACTACCTTACTGCCCGCCGCCGCCCAGCCCAACCCCGGCCTGCCGATGATGCAGCGCGTAGGCATGGTGATGGGCGCGCTGCAACAGCAGAAGCTGGCCTGGCAGCTGCAGTTTTCCGCCGACTCGCTGGCTGCCCGCGCCAGCCGCGTGAGCCGCAGCGTGCCCGCCAACCCCGACTTCGGCACCCAGGTGTTCAGCGGCCAGCTGCCCGACTACGGCCAGGATTTCGTGCCCGCCACCGCCAAGCTCCCAATGCCCGTGCTCAACATTGTGGGCCAGGACGACCGCACCACGGGCGCCGCGCCCGGCACCTTCCGGTTCCCGCAGCAGCAGACGATGGTGCTGCCCGGCAAGCACAATTCGTTTCTGGAGCAGCCGGCGGCCTTCCGGCAGGCCGTGGTTAGCTTCGTGCAGAAGCTGCCGCGCTAA
- a CDS encoding ABA4-like family protein, translated as MALTPDSLFALANPVALLGWALLVLAPRWRVTRWLVLSGAWPLLLAVAYALLIGGHYLGAHATEGGFNSLAEVALLFRNPWALLAGWVHYLCFDLSVGIWESLDARRRGVPHLLLVPCLLLTFLFGPVGLLLYAVVRRFYAAPATAAATPLSASL; from the coding sequence ATGGCTCTCACCCCCGACTCTCTGTTTGCCCTCGCCAACCCCGTAGCGCTGCTGGGCTGGGCCCTACTGGTGCTGGCTCCGCGCTGGCGCGTCACGCGCTGGCTGGTGCTCAGCGGGGCGTGGCCGCTGCTGCTGGCCGTGGCCTACGCCTTGCTCATCGGCGGCCACTACCTGGGGGCTCACGCCACGGAAGGCGGCTTCAATTCGCTGGCTGAGGTGGCGTTGCTGTTTCGCAATCCGTGGGCGCTGCTGGCCGGCTGGGTGCACTACTTGTGCTTCGATTTGAGTGTTGGCATCTGGGAAAGCCTGGATGCGCGGCGCCGCGGGGTGCCACACCTGCTGCTGGTGCCGTGTTTGCTGCTCACGTTTCTGTTTGGGCCGGTGGGGCTCTTGCTCTATGCTGTTGTGCGGCGCTTCTACGCGGCTCCCGCCACTGCCGCGGCCACTCCCCTTTCTGCTTCCCTGTAA